The following proteins come from a genomic window of Pseudochaenichthys georgianus chromosome 19, fPseGeo1.2, whole genome shotgun sequence:
- the nhlrc2 gene encoding NHL repeat-containing protein 2 isoform X1, producing the protein MASQSSLSTLFPIQSELDSALDEATTQQEKEDIVNEYLKKLDERDDLKIPDFQTGLEWLNTEGPLSLNKELDGKVVLLDFFTYCCINCMHILPDLHQLEEKHSAKDGLVIVGVHSAKFPNEKVLDNVRSAVLRYDIRHPVVNDSEACLWHDLEVSCWPTLVLLGPRGNLLFSLVGEGHRDRLTLFTDLALHHYGAQGLLKTHTVGIKLYRDSLPPSVLSFPGKVAVDNSRKRLAIADTGHHRVLVVSSTGELLRVIGGPKSGRQDGDLSEASFNSPQGVAIKGDTLYVADTENHLIRKIDLLEGRVSTLAGVGAQGTDKEGGALGAQQPISSPWDVTLGTAGGSEDNVLWIAMAGTHQIWALFLDDGKLPKGSESKAGTCVRWAGSGSEENRNNAYPHKAGFAQPSGLAAAPEEPWSCLYVADSESSSIRTLALKDGAVKMLVGGERDPLNLFAFGDLDGKGVDAKLQHPLGVAWSPEQSLLYVADSYNHKIKVVDPKTKQCSTLAGTGEAADTAGPEFNTSCFNEPGGICVGDNGKILYVADTNNHQIKVLDLSSKTVSLFHISTDCTDSVPSKPTRAPTLPKSAARKEMPPVVVSAGQTLVISLTLTLPEGTKLTEDAPSCWTLSAEGNEWLLDEPVVTGDIMDLSKPLSISTKLPAVIKDLNSHPNLTLSVWVFYCMETGTTCMMKAACFTQPLQISADPKEEEITVALAHVF; encoded by the exons ATGGCGTCCCAGTCCAGCCTCTCTACTTTATTTCCTATCCAAAGTGAGCTGGATTCTGCCCTAGATGAAGCTACGACTCAACAAGAGAAAGAAGATATTGTCAAcgagtatttaaaaaaactagACGAAAGAGATGATCTGAAGATACCGGATTTCCAGACAG GCTTGGAATGGCTGAACACGGAGGGCCCTCTGTCTCTGAACAAGGAGCTGGATGGGAAAGTGGTGCTGCTGGACTTCTTCACCTACTGCTGCATCAACTGCATGCACATCCTGCCTGACCTGCACCAGCTGGAGGAGAAGCACTCGGCCAAAG ATGGATTGGTAATTGTTGGTGTGCACTCAGCTAAATTCCCCAATGAAAAG GTCCTCGACAACGTCCGCAGCGCTGTGCTTCGCTATGACATCCGCCACCCAGTAGTGAACGACAGCGAGGCGTGCCTGTGGCATGACCTGGAGGTGTCCTGCTGGCCCACCCTGGTCCTCCTGGGACCCCGGGGCAACTTGCTCTTCTCCCTGGTGGGCGAGGGCCACCGCGACAGGCTGACGCTCTTCACTGACCTCGCCCTCCATCACTACGGGGCTCAGGGTCTGCTGAAGACACACACAGTGGGCATCAAGCTGTACCGGGACTCCCTGCCCCCCAGCGTGCTGTCTTTTCCTGGAAAGGTCGCCGTAGACAACAGCAGGAAAAGACTGGCCATAGCAGACACTGGGCATCACCGGGTTCTGGTGGTGTCCTCCACCGGAGAGCTGTTACGTGTCATTGGAG GGCCTAAAAGTGGGAGACAAGATGGCGACTTGTCTGAAGCTTCCTTTAACTCCCCTCAGGGCGTGGCCATTAAAGGGGACACTTTATACGTGGCCGACACTGAAAACCACCTGATCAGAAAG ATTGACCTGTTGGAGGGAAGAGTCAGCACTCTCGCTGGAGTGGGTGCTCAAGGCACAGACAAAGAGGGGGGGGCCCTGGGAGCCCAGCAGCCCATCAGCTCTCCCTGGGATGTGACCCTCGGGACCGCCG gcGGATCTGAGGATAACGTGCTGTGGATAGCGATGGCAGGGACCCACCAGATCTGGGCTTTGTTCCTGGATGATGGAAAACTGCCAAAAGGAAG TGAGTCCAAGGCGGGGACGTGCGTCCGGTGGGCCGGCAGCGGCAGCGAGGAGAACCGGAACAACGCATACCCGCACAAGGCCGGCTTCGCCCAACCTTCAGGCCTGGCTGCGGCCCCCGAGGAGCCCTGGAGCTGCCTGTATGTGGCCGACAGTGAGAGCTCCTCCATCCGCACGCTGGCCCTGAAGGACGGAGCCGTCAAGATGCTTGTCGGGGGGGAGAGGGATCCACTG AACCTTTTTGCTTTCGGGGATCTAGACGGCAAAGGAGTGGACGCCAAGCTGCAGCACCCTCTCGGTGTGGCCTGGTCTCCTGAACAAAGCCTGCTCTATGTGGCCGACTCCTACAACCACAAG ATCAAGGTGGTGGATCCAAAGACAAAGCAGTGTAGCACGTTAGCAGGGACTGGAGAGGCTGCGGATACCGCGGGCCCCGAGTTTAACACATCCTGCTTCAATGAACCTGGAGGAATCTGCGTGGGGGACAACGGCAAAATCCTCTATGTGGCAGATACCAACAACCACCAAATCAAAGTGCTGGACCTGTCCTCCAAGACTGTTTCACTG TTCCACATCTCTACAGACTGCACTGACTCAGTACCATCAAAGCCCACAAGAGCTCCTACGCTGCCGAAATCGGCCGCCAGGAAGGAAATGCCACCAGTGGTCGTGTCAGCTGGCCAGACTCTCGTCATTTCGCTCACTCTGACGCTTCCAGAAGGAACCAAACTCACCGAGGACGCCCCCAGCTGCTGGACTCTCTCAGCTGAGG GTAACGAGTGGCTGCTCGACGAACCTGTGGTCACCGGTGACATCATGGATCTGTCGAAGCCGCTCTCCATCTCAACCAAACTTCCAGCAGTTATAAAGGACTTGAACAGCCACCCTAACCTCACTCTGAGTGTTTGGGTGTTCTACTGTATGGAGACAGGTACCACTTGTATGATGAAAGCAGCCTGCTTCACCCAGCCCCTTCAAATAAGTGCCGATCCCAAAGAGGAGGAAATCACTGTGGCGTTGGCTCATGTTTTCtaa
- the nhlrc2 gene encoding NHL repeat-containing protein 2 isoform X2, which translates to MIQDHSHNSRSRARDPGHRTAGSSMTPDPDGLVIVGVHSAKFPNEKVLDNVRSAVLRYDIRHPVVNDSEACLWHDLEVSCWPTLVLLGPRGNLLFSLVGEGHRDRLTLFTDLALHHYGAQGLLKTHTVGIKLYRDSLPPSVLSFPGKVAVDNSRKRLAIADTGHHRVLVVSSTGELLRVIGGPKSGRQDGDLSEASFNSPQGVAIKGDTLYVADTENHLIRKIDLLEGRVSTLAGVGAQGTDKEGGALGAQQPISSPWDVTLGTAGGSEDNVLWIAMAGTHQIWALFLDDGKLPKGSESKAGTCVRWAGSGSEENRNNAYPHKAGFAQPSGLAAAPEEPWSCLYVADSESSSIRTLALKDGAVKMLVGGERDPLNLFAFGDLDGKGVDAKLQHPLGVAWSPEQSLLYVADSYNHKIKVVDPKTKQCSTLAGTGEAADTAGPEFNTSCFNEPGGICVGDNGKILYVADTNNHQIKVLDLSSKTVSLFHISTDCTDSVPSKPTRAPTLPKSAARKEMPPVVVSAGQTLVISLTLTLPEGTKLTEDAPSCWTLSAEGNEWLLDEPVVTGDIMDLSKPLSISTKLPAVIKDLNSHPNLTLSVWVFYCMETGTTCMMKAACFTQPLQISADPKEEEITVALAHVF; encoded by the exons atgatccaggaccacagccacaactcgcgatccagggctcgcgatccaggacacaggaccgcaggatcatccatgactccggatcccg ATGGATTGGTAATTGTTGGTGTGCACTCAGCTAAATTCCCCAATGAAAAG GTCCTCGACAACGTCCGCAGCGCTGTGCTTCGCTATGACATCCGCCACCCAGTAGTGAACGACAGCGAGGCGTGCCTGTGGCATGACCTGGAGGTGTCCTGCTGGCCCACCCTGGTCCTCCTGGGACCCCGGGGCAACTTGCTCTTCTCCCTGGTGGGCGAGGGCCACCGCGACAGGCTGACGCTCTTCACTGACCTCGCCCTCCATCACTACGGGGCTCAGGGTCTGCTGAAGACACACACAGTGGGCATCAAGCTGTACCGGGACTCCCTGCCCCCCAGCGTGCTGTCTTTTCCTGGAAAGGTCGCCGTAGACAACAGCAGGAAAAGACTGGCCATAGCAGACACTGGGCATCACCGGGTTCTGGTGGTGTCCTCCACCGGAGAGCTGTTACGTGTCATTGGAG GGCCTAAAAGTGGGAGACAAGATGGCGACTTGTCTGAAGCTTCCTTTAACTCCCCTCAGGGCGTGGCCATTAAAGGGGACACTTTATACGTGGCCGACACTGAAAACCACCTGATCAGAAAG ATTGACCTGTTGGAGGGAAGAGTCAGCACTCTCGCTGGAGTGGGTGCTCAAGGCACAGACAAAGAGGGGGGGGCCCTGGGAGCCCAGCAGCCCATCAGCTCTCCCTGGGATGTGACCCTCGGGACCGCCG gcGGATCTGAGGATAACGTGCTGTGGATAGCGATGGCAGGGACCCACCAGATCTGGGCTTTGTTCCTGGATGATGGAAAACTGCCAAAAGGAAG TGAGTCCAAGGCGGGGACGTGCGTCCGGTGGGCCGGCAGCGGCAGCGAGGAGAACCGGAACAACGCATACCCGCACAAGGCCGGCTTCGCCCAACCTTCAGGCCTGGCTGCGGCCCCCGAGGAGCCCTGGAGCTGCCTGTATGTGGCCGACAGTGAGAGCTCCTCCATCCGCACGCTGGCCCTGAAGGACGGAGCCGTCAAGATGCTTGTCGGGGGGGAGAGGGATCCACTG AACCTTTTTGCTTTCGGGGATCTAGACGGCAAAGGAGTGGACGCCAAGCTGCAGCACCCTCTCGGTGTGGCCTGGTCTCCTGAACAAAGCCTGCTCTATGTGGCCGACTCCTACAACCACAAG ATCAAGGTGGTGGATCCAAAGACAAAGCAGTGTAGCACGTTAGCAGGGACTGGAGAGGCTGCGGATACCGCGGGCCCCGAGTTTAACACATCCTGCTTCAATGAACCTGGAGGAATCTGCGTGGGGGACAACGGCAAAATCCTCTATGTGGCAGATACCAACAACCACCAAATCAAAGTGCTGGACCTGTCCTCCAAGACTGTTTCACTG TTCCACATCTCTACAGACTGCACTGACTCAGTACCATCAAAGCCCACAAGAGCTCCTACGCTGCCGAAATCGGCCGCCAGGAAGGAAATGCCACCAGTGGTCGTGTCAGCTGGCCAGACTCTCGTCATTTCGCTCACTCTGACGCTTCCAGAAGGAACCAAACTCACCGAGGACGCCCCCAGCTGCTGGACTCTCTCAGCTGAGG GTAACGAGTGGCTGCTCGACGAACCTGTGGTCACCGGTGACATCATGGATCTGTCGAAGCCGCTCTCCATCTCAACCAAACTTCCAGCAGTTATAAAGGACTTGAACAGCCACCCTAACCTCACTCTGAGTGTTTGGGTGTTCTACTGTATGGAGACAGGTACCACTTGTATGATGAAAGCAGCCTGCTTCACCCAGCCCCTTCAAATAAGTGCCGATCCCAAAGAGGAGGAAATCACTGTGGCGTTGGCTCATGTTTTCtaa
- the adrb1 gene encoding beta-1 adrenergic receptor — MGDGGASSQVNLQNASDAPGSAAVASEEWMAGMSLLMGLIVVFIVFGNILVIVAIAKTQRLQTLTNVFIVSLASADLIMGLLVVPFGAALEVRGSWMYGSFFCEFWISVDVLCVTASIETLCVIAIDRYVAITSPFRYQSLLTKARAKTMVCVVWAISALVSFLPILMHWSRDSVDTACYEDPECCDFVTNRAYAISSSVISFYIPLLVMIFVYARVYREAQKQLMKIDKCEGRFHNTLTGLTSKCKKRPSKILALREQKALKTLGIIMGTFTLCWLPFFIVNVVRVFCAEVVDKDLFVFLNWLGYANSAFNPIIYCRSPDFRKAFKRLLCCPRQANRRLHISSCDLSRCSGVFVTALEPGTLGLWTDCAVLDNSDSSLVGTAKLSHSESQL; from the coding sequence ATGGGGGACGGCGGCGCGTCCTCGCAGGTGAACCTCCAGAATGCCTCGGACGCACCGGGCTCCGCTGCGGTCGCGTCCGAGGAGTGGATGGCAGGGATGAGTCTATTGATGGGTCTGATTGTCGTGTTTATCGTGTTCGGGAACATCTTGGTCATCGTGGCCATAGCCAAAACACAGAGGCTGCAGACCCTCACCAATGTCTTCATCGTGTCCCTGGCCAGTGCCGACCTCATCATGGGGCTACTGGTGGTGCCGTTTGGCGCCGCGCTGGAGGTGCGCGGCTCCTGGATGTACGGCTCCTTTTTCTGCGAGTTTTGGATTTCCGTGGATGTCCTGTGCGTCACGGCCAGCATCGAGACTTTGTGCGTTATCGCCATAGACAGGTACGTGGCCATCACCTCTCCATTCCGCTACCAAAGCTTGTTAACCAAAGCTCGGGCCAAAACGATGGTGTGCGTTGTGTGGGCCATCTCTGCGCTGGTGTCTTTCCTCCCCATCCTGATGCACTGGTCCCGGGACAGTGTGGACACTGCCTGCTACGAGGACCCTGAATGTTGCGACTTTGTCACCAACAGGGCATATGCCATCTCCTCATCTGTCATATCTTTTTACATTCCCCTGCTTGTTATGATTTTTGTTTACGCGCGCGTGTATAGAGAGGCGCAGAAGCAACTGATGAAGATTGACAAGTGTGAGGGCAGGTTTCACAACACCTTAACCGGACTGACTTCTAAGTGCAAGAAGAGGCCGTCTAAAATCCTAGCGCTCAGGGAGCAGAAGGCGCTCAAAACGCTGGGCATCATCATGGGGACGTTCACCCTGTGCTGGCTTCCCTTCTTTATAGTCAACGTGGTGCGGGTGTTTTGCGCAGAGGTGGTGGACAAAGACCTTTTCGTGTTCTTAAACTGGCTTGGGTACGCGAACTCAGCGTTTAACCCCATTATTTACTGCCGGAGCCCGGACTTCAGGAAGGCTTTCAAGAGGCTGCTGTGCTGCCCGAGGCAAGCCAACCGCAGGCTGCACATCAGCTCCTGCGACCTATCCCGGTGCTCCGGGGTCTTCGTCACAGCTCTGGAGCCCGGAACGCTGGGGCTGTGGACGGATTGCGCAGTCTTGGACAACAGTGACAGCAGCCTGGTGGGGACGGCAAAACTGTCTCACTCTGAATCACAGCTGTGA